The DNA region GACTGGTCGAGGTCTTCGACCATGGTCTTGTACGTCGCCAGCGAGCCGCCGTCGGTGTGGAAGAGCACGCCCTTCTCGCCACCCTCGATCCGGGCGGTCAGCTCATCGCTCACCGCCTTGTCCTCGGGTCCCTCCCAGGGCCAGTGCGGCGTGGTGAAGTTGAGGTTCAGGAGCCATGGGGTGTCGTGGTCGCGCTCGATGAAGCTGACGGCCCGCTCGGTGACGATCTCGGTGTAGTAGCGAAGGTCCTCGACCTCCACCTCGTCCTCGTAGAGGTCGTGGGCGCCGTTGTGGTTGATCTTCGAGAAGTAGTCGAGGCCGCCGGAGAAGTTGCCGAAGAACTCGTCCCACCCGACCCGGGTCGGGCTGTACCAGGGCAGGTAGCCGCAGTGCCACTTGCCGAACAGGGCCGTCGCGTAGCCCTGCTCCTTGAGCAACGAGGCCAGTGTCGGGTGGTCGAGCGGGATGCCGTGCAGCTTGTTCGGCGCCGAGATGGGTTCCGGCAGGCCGCCTGCGAGGCGGCCGGGGTAGCGCCCGGTGTAGAGCCCGAAGCGGGTCGGGGAGCAGACCGAGGAGGCGGAGTACGCATCGGTGAACCGCACGCCCGAGGCCGCCAGCCTGTCCAGGTGGGGCGTCTTGATGTCGGGGGAGCCGTAGGCGGACAGGTCGGCCCAGCCGAGGTCGTCGCCCAGGATGACCAGGAGGTTGGGCTTGCGCCGGGGCCGGTTGACCTTGCGGGCCTGGAACGGCTCTTCGTCGGCGGCGTTGGCGGGGGCGGCGAGGCCGGTGGCGGCGATCGCGCCGGCCCCGGTGGCCAGGAGGCTGCGTCGGCTGAGCGTGCTGGGGGAGGACACCGTATGGCCTTTCTTTAGTGAATAACTACGAATAGAAGACTAGGCGGCGCCCCCTCCGGCGGGCCGGGGTCTCGGTCGGCGGACGTGGTCAGGACGTTCGTCCTGGCTGATTTGCCCTAACCAAAGCCGCTCCGCGGCGTTAACTTGGTAAAGAAACGGACCGCAAAGGGGGTTGGGGCCGGTGCAGAGACGACGTGATCGGGTGACACCGGTCCTCTTCGCGATCACTGTTCTGCTCGCGCTGGCGGTCGCCGGGATCATCCACGTCGCGCACGGCGGCGAGGTGGCCGGACCGTTCGTGGCCGCCGACCAGGTGAGCTCGACCACGAAGCGGGTCAACACGCCCTACGTCTGCTGGGACGGCAACGGCTCCGGCTCGCTGACCCGGTGCCCGGACCCGCGTGGCGAGGACGGCATGCGGTGGGTCTTCCCCGGCTATGCCGACGTCGCTCGCAGCGGCGAGTGCACCCGGGGCGCGACCGGCCCGCGAGATCTCTTCGTGGAGTGCTCGCTCTCCTGGCGCGGCAGCCCGATCCATCTCCACTACGCCTACCGGAGCGACTGGCAGGACGGCCGGCAGAAGTTCGACGCCACCGGCTCGACACCGATGATCGAGCAGCGCCCCGACGGCGCGATGTCGCTCTCCTGGCGTCCGCGCCGGCTGGCCACCCCGCACGGCGAGGCCTCCTGGATCACCGCCGAGATGGTGGAGGGTCACGGCTGGAGCGTCGCCGCCTACGCCGGGGACGGCGAGGTCGCCCGGCAGGCGCTCGAGGAGTTCGGTGAGATCCGCGACCTGCGGGAGTGGCGCGGGCTGCCCAGATGATCGGCGCCCGGTGACGACTCGGGGGATTGGGCACTTCTGACGTAGATTTCTGCCCGTGACCGAGACTTCGTCCGCTGCCGTTGCGTCCGATCTTCCGCTCCTGGACACCGTGCACCACGCTGCCGGTGATCCCGACCGCGAGCAGCCCTGGGCCGAGCTCGGCCTGAAGGAGGACGAGTACGCCGAGATCAAGCGCATCCTCGGCCGCCGGCCGACCGGCGCGGAGCTGGCGATGTACTCGGTGATGTGGTCGGAGCACTGCTCCTACAAGTCCTCCAAGGTTCACCTGAAGCAGTTCGGCGAGATCCCGCAGGAGACCCCGGCCGGCAAGATGCTCGCCGGTATCGGTGAGAACGCCGGCGTGCTCGACGTCGGTCAGGGCTACGCGGTCACCTTCAAGGTCGAGTCCCACAACCACCCCTCCTACGTGGAGCCCCACCAGGGCGCCGCGACCGGCGTCGGCGGCATCGTCCGCGACATCCTCGCGATGGGTGCCCGGCCGGTCGCCGTGATGGACCCGCTCCGGTTCGGCCCGCTGTCCGAGGAGGACACCCACCGGGTGCTTCCCGGGATCGTGTCCGGCATCGGCCACTACGGCAACTGCCTGGGCCTGCCCAACATCGGTGGCGAGGCGGTCTTCGACGCCTCCTACCTCGGCAACCCCCTGGTCAACGCGCTCTGCGTCGGCGTGCTCCGCCACGAGGACCTCCACCTGGCCAAGGCCTCCGGCGCCGGCAACCTGGTGATCATGTACGGCGCGCGCACCGGTGGCGACGGCATCGGCGGCGCCTCCATCCTGGCGAGCGTCGAGTTCGACGAGGACGGTCCCGCCAAGCGGCCGAGCGTCCAGGTCGGCGACCCCTTCATGGAGAAGCTGCTGATCGAGTGCACCCTCGAGCTCTTCTCGGCCGGCATCGTCCGCGGCATCCAGGACTTCGGCGCGGCCGGCATCTCGTGTGCCACCTCCGAGCTCGCCGCAGCCGGCGACGGCGGCATGCACGTACACCTCGAGCGGGTGCCGCTGCGCGACTCGACGCTCGCTCCGGAGGAGATCCTGATGAGCGAGTCGCAGGAGCGGATGATGGCGGTCATCGCGCCCGAGGACGAGGCGACCTTCATGGACATCTGCGCCAAGTGGGACGTCGAGGCGGCCGTGATCGGCACCGTCACCGGCGAGGGCCGGCTGCGCGTCGACTGGCACGGCGAGACCATCGTCGACGTCGACCCGACCACCGTGGCCCACGACGGCCCGGTCTACGAGCGCCCCTACGCCCGCCCGTCCTGGCAGGACGCGCTGCAGGCCGACGTGGCCGAGAAGCTGCCGCGCGCGGCCTCCGCCGAGGAGCTGCGTGAGACCATCCTGACGCTGGTCGCCTCGGAGAACCTGTGCGACAAGTCCTGGATCACCGAGCAGTACGACCGCTACGTCCGCGGCAACACGGTCCTCTCCCAGCCCTCCGACGGCGGCATGATCCGCGTCGACGAGTCGACCAACCTCGGTGTCGCGCTCGCGACCGATGCCAACGGCCGCTTCGCCAAGCTGGACCCCTACGCCGGTGCCCAGCTGGCGCTGTCGGAGTCCTACCGCAACGTCGCCTCCGTCGGCGCCAAGCCGCTGGCCATCTCCGACTGCCTCAACTTCGGCTCCCCCGAGGACCCTGACGTGATGTGGCAGTTCGCCGAGGCCACCCGCGGTCTGAAGGACGCCTGCCTCGAGCTCGGCATCCCGGTCACCGGTGGCAACGTCTCCCTCTACAACCAGACCGGTGAGGTCGCCATCCACCCCACGCCGGTGGTCGCGACGCTCGGTGTGATCGAGGACGTCACCACGCGTACGCCGTCGGACTTCCAGGCCGCCGACGAGGTCGTCGTGCTCCTCGGTGAGACCCACGAGGAGCTCTCCGGCTCGGAGTGGGCCCACGTCGTGCACGGTCACCTCGGCGGGCTGCCCCCGAAGGTGAACCTGGGGGCCGAGAAGGCGCTGGCCGAGCTGCTCGGCGAGGCCCGCTTCATCACCTCCGCCCACGACCTCTCCGACGGTGGCCTGATGCAGGCGCTGGCCGAGCCGGCGATGTCCTCCGGCATCGGCGTCTCGGTCACCCTCGCCGGCGACCCGTTCGTGGCGCTCTTCTCCGAGTCGGTCGCCCGTGCGGTCGTCACCGTCAAGGCCGACGACGTCGAGCGGCTCACCTCGCTGGCCGAGCGTCACGGGGTCGCGGCGACGAAGCTCGGTGTGACCGGCGGCGCCACCTACGCGATCTCCTACGACGGCGGCGCCGTCGAGATCCCGCTGGAGGAGCTCACCGGCGTCTGGCGCTCGACGCTGCGCGACGCGCTGGCCTGACGGTTCGGCCGCCGCCGCGGCCTGCGGTGGATGATCCACTCGGCGATCAGCAGGTTCACGACCCAGCTGACCCACGCCGAGGCCGCGGCGGCTCCGGCGAGCGTGGGGTCCTCGGTGCCGATGTCGGCGCCGGTCATGACCTCGGGCACGAAGATCATGATCAGCACCATGCCCCAGAAGCGGTTGGCGACGATCGAGAACGCCATCGCGTAGCTGCGGTACATCCACTCGCGGTGGTCCTTGAACCGCCGCTGCCGGGCGGCGCGGTAGCCGAGCACGGTGAACAGCAGGAACAGCAGCGCCAGGAGCGTGTTGCCGACCTGCTGGGAGGGGCCGGCCACGGGGAACTGGCTGGTGACCAGCGCCGCCACACCCGTCGGGATCGCGGTGACGACGTAGGTGCGGCCGGTCCAGCGGTGCACCGTCGGATGGTTGGTGCGCAGCCACGGCCACAGCTGGAGCACTCCGCAGCAGAGCATCACCGAGCCGAAGAAGATGTGCGTCACCAGCGCCGGGTAGAAGGCCGGCCCGCGGTCGGTCTCGACGAGCGACTGCGACGGGTCCAGCCCGACATACCGCGGCAGTGCCGTCATCAGGAAGATCACCGTCACCGCGGCCAGCGGGAAGACCCACCATTGGCGCGCCAGAGGTCGTGGAGGTGTGCTCATGGGCCGTCCGATCTAATAGCGTATGGCATTAACTGTTTATAGAGTACGCAGATCCGATGGGCGGTCAACCGGTTTCGGGAAGGAGCAGGGCATGATGGACGCGATGAGCTCTGACCTGATCCCTCGTCTGTGGGGCAAGCCTCCGGCCGGCCGACGCGGCCCCAAGCCGGCGCTGAGTGTCGCCCAGATCGTCGAGGCCGCCTACGTCATCGCTGATGAGCAGGGCCTTGCGGCCGTCTCGATGGCCCGGGTGGCCGAGGCGGTGGGCTGCTCGCCGATGGCGCTCTACCGGCACGTGAAGAACAAGGATGAGCTGCTCATCCTGCTCGCCGACCGCCTCAGCGCGGAGCTCCCCGCGCCGTCGCGTGACCTGGGGTGGCGAGAGGGCCTGGCGGCCTGGATGCGCGCGCAGGTCGACCTGGCGCTCAGTAAGCCGTGGTTCCTCGATCTGCCGCTCGGCGCGTCGCTGCCCGGGCCCAACCGGCTCGCCTGGCTCGACCTGGGGTTCTACTACCTGCGCGAGGTGGCGCTGCCCGCCGAGGAGAAGCTGGCGATCCTGGGGATCATCGCGCAGTACGGCCTGGGTGAGGCGAGGATCGAGGTCGAGGCCGCTCGGCTCGCGGAGAACCCCTATGCCTCGTTCGAGCAGATGCTCGTGACGTACGCGGATCCGGAGCGCTTCCCGAACCTGATGGAGTCGATGGCCACCTGGCGGCCTGCCGGGCCTGGTGAGGGATCCGATTCCGACGACCCGTCCGCGTTCGGGCAGAGCCTGCTCATGGCCGGGATCGCCGCCCACATCGAGCGCCACATCGAGCGCAGCGCCCCAGAGTAAAGGCCGATACCCTGGCGGGGATGTCCCCCCACCTGCATCGCCCCGTGTCCTCTGTCCTCGTCCTGCTGCTGGCGGCCGCCGCGCTGCTCGTCGGCGCTGGTCCGGCTTCCGCGGGGGAGGGTGGCACGATCAAGCGCCTGGCCAACGCCGCGCGGGCCGACGCCGGTCTCGACCCCCTCATCCGCGACTCCGCTCTCGACGGGCTGGCGCGGAAGTGGGCCTACAAGATCGCCGCCGACGGGGAGCTCTCGCACAACCCCGACCTCGCCGAGCAGGTGCCGGAGGGGTGGCAGGGCGTCGGGGAGAACGTCGCGATGGGCTACCCGACCGGCGCCGAGATGCACCGGGGCTGGATGGGCTCCGACGGGCACCGCGCCAACATCCTGGGCGACTACACCCACATCGGGATCGCGTTCGTGGAGGTCGACAACACCACCTGGGGCGTCCAGGTCTTCGCGAAGTACCCGCCGGGGGTGCGGCCGACCGAGAAGCCGAAGACCGCCGCACCGGCACCGACCGCGCCGGCGACGACCGAGGCGCCGAACCCTCGCCAGGCCGCGAAGCCCAAGAAGTCGGCGACCTCGTCGCCGACCCCGTCGCGTACGCCGTCGGTCTCCGCATCGCCGTCGGAGTCGCCCTCGGCCTCGCCGTCGGAGTCGGAGTCGCCTTCGGCCCTGGCCGGGAGCGACTCGGAGACGGCGGGCCCGGTGACCTTCACCGACGCCTCGGACGGACCGAATCCTTCCTCGAGCGGGCTGTTCGGGATCGGCTACGTCGAGATCGCCGTCGCGGTGCTCGGGCTCTCCGCGCTGGGGCTGCTCATCGCGTTCCTGCTGGCGTGGCGCCGGGGCCGCGAACGGCGCCGGCGCGACCTCGAGGCCACGCGGTCGATGCGGCCGGCCGGACCCTACCCCGGCGGACCGGTCCATCGGGGTCCGGTCCCTCCCGCCCGCCCCGGCTTCCCCGCCGGCCCCGGCTACCCCGGCCGCCCCGTCCCGGGTCCTCCCGTCCCGGGTCACCCCAACCCGTACCCGGGCGGCCACCGCCGGTGGTAGGCGCCTAGTCGGTGACCGCCGCGGTCACCGGCTGAAGGCTGTCGGCCGGAGCCGGCCGAGCCGAAGGCGTACGCCGGAAGACGACGAACGCGATGACCGCCGAGACCGCCATCATCGTGACCGGCAGCCAGAACGCGACCTGAAGAGCCTCGGCGGCCAGGGGAGCGACGGCCACGCGCTCGGCGGGTGACACGGTGCTGAGCGCGCCGACACCGTCGCCGCCCAGCCCCGGCAGGCGCGCGGAGAGCGCGGCGGCCAGGAGCACCGAGACGCCGGCGGTGCACAGGGCGGTGGCGACCTGGTTCATCACGTTGATCATCGTCGATCCGGCCGGGATAGCGCTGTCCTCGAGGTAGCGGGTGGCGATGGTCATCGTCGGCAGCATCACGAACCCGGCACCCGCGGTGGCGATCGCGTGGGTGGTGGCCAGGAGCGGCATCGGCGCGTCGGCGCTCAGCTGGAGCGCCAGGGCGCCGAAGCCCAGGGTGGCGACCACGATGCCGGAGCCGATCACCGGCAGCGGCGGGAAGCGGTCGATGAGGCGGCCGGAGATCTGGATCATGATCCCGGCCGCGATCCCGGCAGGAGCCATCAGCAGCCCTGCGGTGGTAGCGGACTCGCCACGTACGACCTGCCAGTAGAGGGGCACCAGGATCATCGAGCCGAAGTAGCCGCCGGCGAAGCAGACCAGCAGCGCGGCGCTGCCGCCGGTCAGGCGACGGCCGAGGAGCCGGATGTCCAGGAGCGGGGCCGCGGCGCGGAGCGCGTGCCGGACGAAGAGCGCCACCAGGACGATCCCGGCCCCGATCGGCACCAGCACCTGAGCGTCGAGGAGCGTGCCCTCGGCGAAGGAGGTGCCCAGGACGAGGAGCGCCATCGCGGGAGGGAGCAGAAGCAGGCCGCGTACGTCCAGGCGGGCGCTCGGCCCGCGGTCCAGGCGCGGGAGGTTGCGCAGGCCGAGGATCACGCCGAGCACACCGAGCGGCAGGTTGATCAGGAACATCCACCGCCACGACATGGTGTCGAGCAGCCAGCCGCCGAGCACCGGTCCGAAGACGGGGCCGACCAGCACCGGCAGGCCCATCAGCGCCATCAGCCGGCCGCGCTCCTCGGGCGGCGCCGAGCGCAGCGTCAGGGTCATCGCGGCCGGCATCACGAAGCCGCCGCCGAGCCCCTGCAGCACCCGGAACGCGATCAGCGACTCGACGTTCCAGGAGGCCGCGACCAGGCCGGAGCCGACGGTGAAGACACCGATCGCGGTCAGGAAGACCTGACGGGCGCCGAACCGGCTGATCGCCCACGCGGCGGCCGGGATGACCGTCGCCAGGGCGAGCGTGTAGCCGGTGGCGACCCATTGGATCACGGGTAGCGAAGCGCCCGTCTCCTGGGAGAGACGGGCGATCGCTACCGCGACGATCGTGATGTCGATCGGGATCATCACCGTGCCGGCGATGACGGTGAGCACGATCGTTGTCGGGCTCGGAGCGGTTCGGGGTCGGGGTGTCATGCGTCCAGTCTGGAAGCTAAAGTGAACTTGAGGTCAAGGGGTTTCGGCCCGACCGTTCAGCTCGACCGCTCCATGGTCCGTACGCCGACCAGCACTCCCACCACCGCGACGGCCGCGCCCGCGACGAAACCGCTGGCGACGACGTCGAGGGGGAACTCACCGGCGAAGAGCGCCCGCTCCGCCTCCACGACGTACGTCATCGGGTTGATGTCGCTGAGGAACGTCAGCCAGCCGGGTGCGCCGTCGAGCGGGAGCAGGACACCGGAGAGGAGCAGCAGTGGGAAGATCAGCATCTGCTGCACCGTCCAGAAGATCCAGTCCTGCTCCTTGGCGGCGGTGGCCAGGGCGAAGCTGAACGCGCCCAGCCCGATCGCGAAGAGCGAGACGATGACGGCACCGACCAGGACCCCGCCGAGATGGAGGTCGAAGCTGAACGGGGTCACCACGGCGAGGATGACCGCGGCCTGGAACAGGACCGGCACGACCTCCTTCAGGGCCCGCCCGACCAGGAGAGACGGCCGGGAGAGGGGCGAGACCAGGAGCCGCTCGTGGGAGCCGGAGCGGATCTCCGCGGTCAGGTCGGCGCCGGTCATCGAGGCGCCCATCAGCGCGGTCATCACGACGATGCCCGGCACGAACCACTGCAGCGCGCTGCCGTTCTCGACGGCGGGCAGGAGCGGTGCGAAGAGGCCGAGGAAGACCAGCGGCTGCACCATCGCGAAGAGCATGGAGGCGGGCTGGCGCAGCTTGGGCGTGAGCTCGCGGACCAGCACGGTCCAGGTGTCGGTGAGGAACCCGGTCGGCCTGCTCAGCGGCTGGGTCGTACGTCGGATCTGGGTGGCGGGGACGGTGAGGGTGGTCATGCTGCTGCTCCTTCGGTCTGGGTGGTGGTGGAGTCGGCCGACTCGCGCAGGCTGCGGCCGGTGAGGTCGAGGAAGACGTCGTCGAGGGTGGGGGCGTGGACCTCCATCCGGATCGCCGGCGTGCCGTGCGCGGCCAGGTCGATGGCCATTGCCGGGGCGCTGTCGGCACCGCGCGGGGTACGGATCGAGACCTGCGTACCGGCGCGCTCGATGAGCGTCGGACCGGTCAGCACCGACTCGGCGCGGGTGGCGGCGGCGGTGGCGTCGGCCTCGTTGCCGAAGCCGAGGAGCACGAGGTCGCCGAGCCGCTCCTTGAGCCGGGTGGCGGTGTCGTCGGCGATCACCACGCCGTGGTCGACGACGATGACCCGCCCGGCGAGCGCGTCCGCCTCCTCCAGGTAGTGGGTGGTGAGCACGATCGTGGTGCCGTCCTCGTGGAGCCGGCGGATCTGCTCCTGCAGGTTGGCGCGGTTCTGCGGATCGAGCCCGGTCGAGGGCTCGTCGAGGAACAGCACCTCGGGGTGGTTGAGCAGCCCGATCGCGATGTCGAGACGCCGCCGCTGGCCTCCGCTGAGCGTCTGGACCGGACGGTCGGCGTGCTCCTGGAGGTCGAAGGCGGCGAGCAGCTCGTCGATGCGCGCCTTCGCGGCGGCCCGCGGGATGCCGTGGGCGCGGGCCTGGGACATCAGCTCGTCGCGGCCGCGCTGGACGAAGGCCGCGG from Nocardioides luteus includes:
- a CDS encoding sulfatase-like hydrolase/transferase; amino-acid sequence: MSSPSTLSRRSLLATGAGAIAATGLAAPANAADEEPFQARKVNRPRRKPNLLVILGDDLGWADLSAYGSPDIKTPHLDRLAASGVRFTDAYSASSVCSPTRFGLYTGRYPGRLAGGLPEPISAPNKLHGIPLDHPTLASLLKEQGYATALFGKWHCGYLPWYSPTRVGWDEFFGNFSGGLDYFSKINHNGAHDLYEDEVEVEDLRYYTEIVTERAVSFIERDHDTPWLLNLNFTTPHWPWEGPEDKAVSDELTARIEGGEKGVLFHTDGGSLATYKTMVEDLDQSIGQVIKALERTGQLRDTVVFFASDNGGERFSNVWPFTGAKSGLNEGGIRVPTILSWPGTLRGRQVSDEPVVTTDWTATFLELAGATPAEDYPLDGASLVPLLFGGRPRETQDLFWRMRGQRALRRGPLKYLQLDGTDHLYDLSEDVREQADLARKRPEDLAELRAAWEKIDETLLPYS
- the purL gene encoding phosphoribosylformylglycinamidine synthase subunit PurL, coding for MTETSSAAVASDLPLLDTVHHAAGDPDREQPWAELGLKEDEYAEIKRILGRRPTGAELAMYSVMWSEHCSYKSSKVHLKQFGEIPQETPAGKMLAGIGENAGVLDVGQGYAVTFKVESHNHPSYVEPHQGAATGVGGIVRDILAMGARPVAVMDPLRFGPLSEEDTHRVLPGIVSGIGHYGNCLGLPNIGGEAVFDASYLGNPLVNALCVGVLRHEDLHLAKASGAGNLVIMYGARTGGDGIGGASILASVEFDEDGPAKRPSVQVGDPFMEKLLIECTLELFSAGIVRGIQDFGAAGISCATSELAAAGDGGMHVHLERVPLRDSTLAPEEILMSESQERMMAVIAPEDEATFMDICAKWDVEAAVIGTVTGEGRLRVDWHGETIVDVDPTTVAHDGPVYERPYARPSWQDALQADVAEKLPRAASAEELRETILTLVASENLCDKSWITEQYDRYVRGNTVLSQPSDGGMIRVDESTNLGVALATDANGRFAKLDPYAGAQLALSESYRNVASVGAKPLAISDCLNFGSPEDPDVMWQFAEATRGLKDACLELGIPVTGGNVSLYNQTGEVAIHPTPVVATLGVIEDVTTRTPSDFQAADEVVVLLGETHEELSGSEWAHVVHGHLGGLPPKVNLGAEKALAELLGEARFITSAHDLSDGGLMQALAEPAMSSGIGVSVTLAGDPFVALFSESVARAVVTVKADDVERLTSLAERHGVAATKLGVTGGATYAISYDGGAVEIPLEELTGVWRSTLRDALA
- a CDS encoding DUF2306 domain-containing protein, translating into MSTPPRPLARQWWVFPLAAVTVIFLMTALPRYVGLDPSQSLVETDRGPAFYPALVTHIFFGSVMLCCGVLQLWPWLRTNHPTVHRWTGRTYVVTAIPTGVAALVTSQFPVAGPSQQVGNTLLALLFLLFTVLGYRAARQRRFKDHREWMYRSYAMAFSIVANRFWGMVLIMIFVPEVMTGADIGTEDPTLAGAAAASAWVSWVVNLLIAEWIIHRRPRRRPNRQASASRSVERQTPVSSSSGISTAPPS
- a CDS encoding TetR/AcrR family transcriptional regulator; amino-acid sequence: MSSDLIPRLWGKPPAGRRGPKPALSVAQIVEAAYVIADEQGLAAVSMARVAEAVGCSPMALYRHVKNKDELLILLADRLSAELPAPSRDLGWREGLAAWMRAQVDLALSKPWFLDLPLGASLPGPNRLAWLDLGFYYLREVALPAEEKLAILGIIAQYGLGEARIEVEAARLAENPYASFEQMLVTYADPERFPNLMESMATWRPAGPGEGSDSDDPSAFGQSLLMAGIAAHIERHIERSAPE
- a CDS encoding CAP domain-containing protein, whose translation is MSSVLVLLLAAAALLVGAGPASAGEGGTIKRLANAARADAGLDPLIRDSALDGLARKWAYKIAADGELSHNPDLAEQVPEGWQGVGENVAMGYPTGAEMHRGWMGSDGHRANILGDYTHIGIAFVEVDNTTWGVQVFAKYPPGVRPTEKPKTAAPAPTAPATTEAPNPRQAAKPKKSATSSPTPSRTPSVSASPSESPSASPSESESPSALAGSDSETAGPVTFTDASDGPNPSSSGLFGIGYVEIAVAVLGLSALGLLIAFLLAWRRGRERRRRDLEATRSMRPAGPYPGGPVHRGPVPPARPGFPAGPGYPGRPVPGPPVPGHPNPYPGGHRRW
- a CDS encoding DHA2 family efflux MFS transporter permease subunit codes for the protein MTPRPRTAPSPTTIVLTVIAGTVMIPIDITIVAVAIARLSQETGASLPVIQWVATGYTLALATVIPAAAWAISRFGARQVFLTAIGVFTVGSGLVAASWNVESLIAFRVLQGLGGGFVMPAAMTLTLRSAPPEERGRLMALMGLPVLVGPVFGPVLGGWLLDTMSWRWMFLINLPLGVLGVILGLRNLPRLDRGPSARLDVRGLLLLPPAMALLVLGTSFAEGTLLDAQVLVPIGAGIVLVALFVRHALRAAAPLLDIRLLGRRLTGGSAALLVCFAGGYFGSMILVPLYWQVVRGESATTAGLLMAPAGIAAGIMIQISGRLIDRFPPLPVIGSGIVVATLGFGALALQLSADAPMPLLATTHAIATAGAGFVMLPTMTIATRYLEDSAIPAGSTMINVMNQVATALCTAGVSVLLAAALSARLPGLGGDGVGALSTVSPAERVAVAPLAAEALQVAFWLPVTMMAVSAVIAFVVFRRTPSARPAPADSLQPVTAAVTD
- a CDS encoding ABC transporter permease, which encodes MTTLTVPATQIRRTTQPLSRPTGFLTDTWTVLVRELTPKLRQPASMLFAMVQPLVFLGLFAPLLPAVENGSALQWFVPGIVVMTALMGASMTGADLTAEIRSGSHERLLVSPLSRPSLLVGRALKEVVPVLFQAAVILAVVTPFSFDLHLGGVLVGAVIVSLFAIGLGAFSFALATAAKEQDWIFWTVQQMLIFPLLLLSGVLLPLDGAPGWLTFLSDINPMTYVVEAERALFAGEFPLDVVASGFVAGAAVAVVGVLVGVRTMERSS
- a CDS encoding ATP-binding cassette domain-containing protein; the encoded protein is MTNHTNQRPVIRTEALTRHFTRGKKTVEAVRGLDLEIHQGELVAFLGPNGAGKSTTLRMLTTLIPPTSGTAEVAGHDVVRSRAAVRRSIGYVGQGNAAAFVQRGRDELMSQARAHGIPRAAAKARIDELLAAFDLQEHADRPVQTLSGGQRRRLDIAIGLLNHPEVLFLDEPSTGLDPQNRANLQEQIRRLHEDGTTIVLTTHYLEEADALAGRVIVVDHGVVIADDTATRLKERLGDLVLLGFGNEADATAAATRAESVLTGPTLIERAGTQVSIRTPRGADSAPAMAIDLAAHGTPAIRMEVHAPTLDDVFLDLTGRSLRESADSTTTQTEGAAA